Proteins from a single region of Deltaproteobacteria bacterium:
- a CDS encoding VacJ family lipoprotein: protein MGPLLAAVLVLSWAAAVRRASAAEDVGTERDPLECVNRKIFWFNDKVDVYVLAPVARGWEKVSPHCVRTSVSNFFGNLRFPIVTVNDLLQGKVKDGASDVGRFGVNTTVGVLGLFDPASGWGLVKHDEDFGQTLGVWGVPPGAYLVLPLLGPSDPRDAAGFAVDYALSVTPFFIDEAILWGAQVADTVNARSFVLKQVEDAKASAFDYYVFVRNAYLQRRRALVRDLAETSAEESEELYHPEFDLEEKP, encoded by the coding sequence ATGGGTCCCCTCCTCGCCGCCGTGCTCGTCCTGTCGTGGGCCGCCGCCGTCCGCCGGGCGAGCGCCGCGGAGGACGTCGGCACCGAGCGCGACCCGCTCGAGTGCGTGAACCGGAAGATATTCTGGTTCAACGACAAGGTCGACGTCTACGTGCTCGCGCCGGTCGCGAGGGGCTGGGAGAAGGTGTCGCCGCACTGCGTGCGAACGTCGGTCTCGAACTTCTTCGGCAACCTCCGCTTCCCGATCGTCACCGTGAACGACCTCCTGCAGGGCAAGGTGAAGGACGGCGCCTCCGACGTCGGGCGCTTCGGGGTCAACACCACCGTCGGCGTGCTCGGCCTCTTCGATCCCGCCTCGGGATGGGGGCTCGTGAAGCACGACGAGGACTTCGGCCAGACGCTCGGTGTGTGGGGGGTGCCGCCGGGAGCCTACCTCGTGCTGCCGCTGCTCGGGCCCTCCGACCCGCGCGACGCGGCGGGCTTCGCGGTCGACTACGCGCTCAGCGTGACGCCCTTCTTCATCGACGAGGCGATCCTGTGGGGCGCGCAGGTGGCCGACACGGTGAACGCGCGCTCCTTCGTGCTCAAGCAGGTCGAGGATGCGAAGGCCTCGGCGTTCGACTACTACGTCTTCGTGCGCAACGCCTATCTCCAGCGCCGCCGCGCCCTGGTGCGCGACCTCGCGGAGACGAGCGCGGAGGAGAGCGAGGAGCTGTACCATCCCGAGTTCGACCTGGAGGAGAAGCCGTGA
- the mlaD gene encoding outer membrane lipid asymmetry maintenance protein MlaD translates to MSRAPVRDLLVGLFVLAGLGAVAYLSLSVGRVSYGGPRHMALYADFDETGGLKPRAQVVIAGVKVGQVASITLDQSYRAHVRVDVDAALKLPIDTTASIMTAGLLGDRYVSLQVGGNDKLLQPGDQITMTESAVVLERVIGKLIYGADRGKSQ, encoded by the coding sequence ATGAGCCGTGCGCCCGTGCGTGATCTCCTGGTCGGTCTCTTCGTCCTCGCGGGCCTCGGCGCCGTCGCCTACCTCTCGCTCAGCGTGGGCAGGGTCTCCTACGGCGGCCCCAGGCACATGGCGCTCTACGCCGACTTCGACGAGACCGGGGGCCTCAAGCCGCGCGCCCAGGTGGTCATCGCGGGTGTGAAGGTCGGCCAGGTGGCCTCGATCACCCTCGACCAGAGCTACCGCGCGCACGTCCGGGTCGACGTCGACGCGGCGCTCAAGCTGCCGATCGACACCACCGCCTCGATCATGACCGCGGGCCTGCTCGGGGATCGCTACGTCTCCCTCCAGGTCGGCGGCAACGACAAGCTGCTGCAACCGGGAGACCAGATCACGATGACCGAGTCCGCCGTCGTCCTGGAACGGGTGATCGGCAAGCTGATCTACGGCGCCGATCGGGGGAAGAGCCAGTGA
- a CDS encoding ABC transporter permease, which yields MNAIRDLGWAAVRFVADLGRLARFGAQIGRAALSPPVRARLFVDELFKLGVLSLVIICVCGLAVGMVLSLQGYTTLVRFGAEQSLGAVVGLSLIRELGPVLTALLATGRAGSATTAEIGTMVATEQLDALRMMSVDPIDLVATPRALAMTAAMPLLSALFIVCGLFGGYLVGVGLMGVDPGSYMSSLRSAVDFRDDVLGSLLKALIFGVLVGLIATYRGHTAVPTSAGVGAATTSTVVVASVSVLIFDYFITALWGV from the coding sequence GTGAACGCGATCCGCGACCTCGGCTGGGCGGCGGTCCGCTTCGTCGCCGACCTGGGCCGACTCGCCCGCTTCGGGGCGCAGATCGGACGCGCGGCGCTCTCCCCGCCCGTGCGTGCGCGCCTGTTCGTCGACGAGCTCTTCAAGCTGGGCGTGCTCTCGCTGGTCATCATCTGCGTGTGCGGGCTCGCCGTGGGCATGGTGCTGAGCCTCCAGGGCTACACCACCCTGGTGCGCTTCGGCGCCGAGCAGTCGCTGGGCGCGGTGGTGGGCCTCTCGCTCATCCGTGAGCTCGGCCCGGTGCTGACCGCGCTGCTGGCCACCGGCCGCGCCGGCTCGGCCACCACCGCCGAGATCGGCACCATGGTCGCCACCGAGCAGCTCGACGCGCTGCGCATGATGTCCGTCGACCCGATCGACCTGGTGGCGACTCCGCGCGCGCTCGCCATGACGGCCGCCATGCCGCTCCTCTCCGCGCTCTTCATCGTGTGCGGGCTCTTCGGCGGCTACCTGGTGGGCGTGGGGCTCATGGGTGTGGACCCGGGGAGCTACATGTCGAGCCTCCGGTCGGCGGTCGACTTTCGCGACGACGTGCTCGGCAGCCTGCTGAAGGCCCTCATCTTCGGCGTGCTGGTCGGCCTCATCGCCACGTACCGGGGTCACACCGCGGTCCCCACCTCGGCCGGCGTCGGCGCCGCGACCACCTCGACGGTGGTGGTCGCGTCGGTCAGCGTGCTGATCTTCGACTACTTCATCACCGCGCTGTGGGGGGTGTGA
- a CDS encoding ATP-binding cassette domain-containing protein has protein sequence MSPSNAQVEFSGVRMAFGQRVVFRDLSCRFPRGRVSVILGGSGSGKSTLLRLIGGLVRAQAGRIVVDGDEITHRSERQMYAVRRKLGMMFQDGALLDSLTLFDNLAFPLREHTAMTEPEIAAAVREALAAVGLAGIEELLPNQLSGGMVKRASLARAIIMKPVILLCDEPFSGLDPASVRLIETLLVDVNHRLQATMLIVSHHIASTMRIADHVVLLLPDRAVEGSPAELRRTTDRRVAGFLDEDGAPGGARA, from the coding sequence GTGAGCCCGTCCAATGCTCAGGTCGAGTTCAGCGGCGTGCGCATGGCCTTCGGGCAGCGCGTGGTGTTCCGCGACCTCTCGTGCCGCTTCCCGCGCGGCCGGGTATCGGTCATCCTCGGCGGCAGCGGCTCGGGCAAGAGCACGTTGCTCCGGCTGATCGGCGGCCTGGTGCGTGCCCAGGCAGGCCGCATCGTGGTGGACGGCGACGAGATCACCCACCGCTCGGAGCGGCAGATGTACGCCGTGCGCCGGAAGCTCGGCATGATGTTCCAGGACGGCGCGCTGCTCGACTCGCTGACGCTGTTCGACAACCTGGCCTTCCCCCTGCGCGAGCACACCGCGATGACTGAGCCCGAGATCGCGGCCGCGGTGCGCGAGGCCCTCGCCGCCGTGGGGCTCGCCGGTATCGAAGAGCTCTTGCCCAACCAGCTCTCGGGCGGCATGGTGAAGCGCGCGTCGCTCGCCCGGGCGATCATCATGAAGCCGGTGATCCTCCTCTGCGACGAGCCCTTCTCGGGCCTCGATCCGGCGTCCGTGCGGCTCATCGAGACGCTCCTCGTGGACGTGAACCACCGGCTCCAGGCGACCATGCTGATCGTCTCGCACCACATCGCGTCGACCATGCGCATCGCCGATCACGTCGTCCTGCTGCTGCCCGACCGGGCCGTCGAGGGCTCGCCCGCGGAGCTCCGGCGCACGACCGACCGCCGCGTGGCGGGCTTCCTCGACGAGGACGGCGCGCCGGGCGGGGCCCGCGCGTGA
- a CDS encoding DUF1624 domain-containing protein — protein sequence MAGEGAAPRLAFVDVCRALAVLGMLFANMMNVFLRRVPEVLQHNEGDVLRAFDFPAPVFQFLIGVSLVLFLHKRTARGLAPGAARFTAVWRFALLAGLGIVLDSVGTLTARPKWGVLQTLALGGVVATGVAQLPDGVVAALALGLLALFFRGAPGEVHHNPLAALAFAPLTLAGLLVGRGLVGGAPPRRLIGRATAVAVTGLGWTVVAQLAGVPFNKTVGTSSFVAVATAASAALLLATAGLEGAGVGFPAWLLAVGANALTAWVLQYVLVYYPAWLVFPAWQRLPLFRGMAAVLAALAALSALTIILARRGIRIPI from the coding sequence GTGGCGGGCGAGGGCGCCGCTCCCCGGCTCGCCTTCGTCGACGTCTGCCGCGCGCTCGCGGTGCTCGGCATGCTGTTCGCCAACATGATGAACGTCTTCCTGCGCCGCGTGCCCGAGGTCCTGCAGCACAACGAGGGCGACGTGCTGCGAGCCTTCGACTTCCCCGCGCCGGTCTTCCAGTTCCTGATCGGCGTGTCGCTCGTCCTCTTCCTGCACAAGCGCACGGCGCGCGGACTCGCGCCCGGCGCCGCACGCTTCACGGCCGTGTGGCGCTTCGCGCTCCTGGCCGGCCTCGGCATCGTGCTCGACTCGGTCGGGACGCTCACCGCGAGGCCGAAGTGGGGCGTGCTGCAGACGCTCGCCCTGGGGGGCGTGGTGGCCACCGGCGTCGCGCAGCTGCCGGACGGCGTCGTGGCCGCGCTCGCGCTCGGGCTCCTCGCCCTCTTCTTTCGCGGGGCGCCCGGCGAGGTGCATCACAACCCGCTCGCCGCCCTGGCCTTCGCGCCGCTCACGCTGGCCGGGCTGCTGGTTGGCCGCGGGCTCGTGGGCGGCGCCCCGCCGCGCCGGCTGATCGGACGCGCGACCGCCGTCGCCGTCACCGGCCTGGGCTGGACCGTGGTCGCCCAGCTGGCCGGCGTCCCCTTCAACAAGACGGTCGGCACCTCGAGCTTCGTCGCCGTCGCGACCGCCGCCTCCGCCGCGCTCCTGCTCGCCACCGCCGGACTCGAGGGCGCGGGCGTGGGCTTCCCCGCCTGGCTCCTCGCCGTCGGCGCCAACGCGCTCACCGCGTGGGTGCTGCAGTACGTGCTCGTCTACTACCCGGCATGGCTGGTCTTCCCGGCGTGGCAGCGCCTGCCCCTCTTCCGCGGCATGGCGGCCGTGCTGGCCGCGCTGGCGGCGCTGAGCGCGCTGACCATCATCCTCGCGCGGCGGGGCATCCGCATCCCCATCTGA
- a CDS encoding PIG-L family deacetylase gives MYRVAIWIPSQPGSRHVRLPAPRVQRRFEDVVPERLQTPSRLPRAHPGFASLLGVLLAAAAALGAVPAGTRPRRAPLVVPPGARVLVIAPHPDDETIGAGGLILRLARRGAPVRIVFVTNGDGYPQAVAQDFHEQKPRDTDYLEFGELRRREAVAAARHLGLHRRDLVFLGFPDGGLAQLWRDHWSRTNPYTSPYTKEDSPPAPDGAEYDGQDLASLVARELRTFRPTVVVIPHPYDAHLDHATASYFVIDALDALQAAHVLPEHVLVLTYLVHNPVWPSAGTDRDRLAPPSRQNIPDTLWTETDLVPAELAAKEGALGEYRSQLPMLGDLLRRFCRPNELYGRVKSGLLDRIAEVH, from the coding sequence ATATATCGTGTTGCGATATGGATTCCCAGCCAGCCCGGGAGCCGCCACGTGCGCTTGCCCGCGCCGCGCGTGCAGCGTAGATTCGAGGACGTCGTCCCCGAACGCTTGCAGACCCCGAGCCGTCTCCCGCGGGCCCACCCGGGCTTCGCGTCGCTCCTGGGCGTCCTCCTCGCCGCCGCCGCGGCCCTGGGGGCCGTCCCGGCCGGCACCCGCCCGCGGCGTGCGCCGCTCGTCGTCCCCCCGGGTGCGCGCGTGCTCGTCATCGCCCCGCACCCCGACGACGAGACGATCGGCGCCGGCGGCCTGATCCTCCGCCTCGCGCGCCGCGGCGCCCCGGTGCGCATCGTGTTCGTCACCAACGGCGACGGCTACCCGCAGGCGGTGGCGCAGGACTTCCACGAGCAGAAGCCGCGCGACACCGACTACCTCGAGTTCGGGGAGCTCCGGCGGCGCGAGGCGGTTGCCGCCGCCCGTCACCTGGGGCTCCACCGCCGCGACCTCGTCTTCCTCGGATTCCCCGACGGCGGCCTCGCTCAGCTCTGGCGCGATCACTGGTCGCGCACCAACCCCTACACCTCGCCCTACACCAAGGAGGACAGCCCTCCCGCGCCCGACGGCGCCGAGTACGACGGGCAGGACCTGGCCTCGCTCGTCGCCCGCGAGCTGCGCACCTTCCGGCCGACGGTGGTGGTGATCCCGCACCCCTACGACGCGCACCTCGACCATGCGACCGCGAGCTACTTCGTGATCGACGCGCTCGACGCGCTCCAGGCCGCACACGTGCTCCCGGAGCACGTGCTCGTCCTCACCTACCTGGTGCACAACCCCGTGTGGCCGAGCGCCGGCACCGACCGCGACCGCCTCGCGCCGCCCTCCCGTCAGAACATCCCCGACACGCTGTGGACGGAGACCGACCTCGTGCCCGCCGAGCTGGCCGCCAAGGAGGGGGCGCTCGGCGAGTACCGGAGCCAGCTCCCGATGCTGGGCGACCTGCTCCGCCGCTTCTGTCGGCCGAACGAGCTCTACGGGCGGGTCAAGTCGGGCCTGCTCGACCGCATCGCCGAGGTGCACTGA
- a CDS encoding MarR family transcriptional regulator yields the protein MYRPTVVARDVTLAEYRALAEFRQTLRRFYTFSAEAARAAGLQPQQHQLLLALRGLPGGAEATIGMLAEGLGIRHHSAVELVDRMEARGLVRRARGARDRRRVLVRLAPHGRALLLRLTLAHRAELRSIGPALVRALGRLVRPPAPARRSGGRHAGRR from the coding sequence ATATATCGACCGACCGTGGTCGCTCGCGACGTCACGCTGGCGGAGTACCGGGCGCTGGCCGAGTTCCGCCAGACGCTGCGGCGCTTCTACACCTTCAGCGCCGAGGCGGCGCGCGCGGCCGGGCTCCAGCCACAGCAGCACCAGCTCCTGCTCGCGCTCCGCGGCCTGCCCGGCGGCGCCGAGGCGACGATCGGCATGCTCGCCGAGGGGCTCGGCATCCGGCACCACAGCGCCGTCGAGCTGGTCGATCGCATGGAGGCGCGCGGCCTGGTCAGGCGAGCGCGCGGCGCGCGCGACCGCCGCCGGGTCCTGGTGCGACTCGCCCCGCACGGGCGGGCGCTCCTGCTGCGGCTGACGCTCGCCCATCGCGCCGAGCTGCGCTCGATCGGCCCCGCGCTGGTGCGTGCACTCGGCCGGCTCGTCCGCCCGCCCGCGCCGGCGCGGCGGTCTGGAGGTCGCCATGCGGGCCGGCGCTGA